A stretch of Leisingera sp. S132 DNA encodes these proteins:
- a CDS encoding DMT family transporter yields the protein MSMVPQGKSLPQPRVQQNNVPLGILLMIGATIVFALQDGISRHLAGTYNTYMVVMVRYWFFAAFVVFLAARAKGGIKEAARTDQLWLQIFRGVLLVGEICVAVYGFTVLGLIESQAVFICYPLLVAALSGPVLGESVGWRRWAAIGVGLIGVLVILQPGMGVFNPAAVIPFISALMFAVYGLVTRYAARKDSTATSFFWTGVAGMVFMTAIGIWFWEPMSQGDWFWMALLCVSGVTGHWLLIKCYEMAEASAVQPFAYFHLIWAAMLGMAVFREVIRTNVAVGAGIIIAAGLFTLWRERVKG from the coding sequence ATGAGCATGGTTCCACAGGGTAAAAGCCTGCCTCAGCCCCGGGTGCAGCAGAACAACGTGCCGCTGGGCATTCTGCTGATGATCGGTGCCACCATCGTCTTTGCCCTGCAGGATGGCATTTCACGACATTTGGCAGGCACCTACAATACCTACATGGTGGTGATGGTGCGCTACTGGTTCTTCGCTGCCTTTGTTGTGTTCCTGGCGGCGCGGGCTAAGGGCGGGATCAAGGAGGCCGCCCGTACCGATCAGCTGTGGCTGCAGATCTTCCGCGGTGTGCTGCTGGTTGGGGAAATCTGCGTGGCGGTTTATGGCTTTACCGTGCTGGGCCTGATTGAGAGCCAGGCGGTGTTCATCTGCTATCCGCTGCTGGTCGCGGCGCTGAGCGGCCCGGTCCTGGGAGAAAGCGTCGGCTGGCGGCGCTGGGCGGCGATTGGCGTCGGCCTGATCGGGGTGCTGGTTATCCTGCAGCCGGGCATGGGCGTGTTCAACCCGGCCGCGGTGATACCGTTCATCTCGGCGCTGATGTTTGCCGTTTACGGGCTGGTGACGCGCTACGCCGCGCGCAAGGACAGCACCGCCACCAGTTTCTTCTGGACCGGGGTTGCCGGCATGGTCTTCATGACTGCAATCGGTATCTGGTTCTGGGAGCCGATGAGCCAGGGCGACTGGTTCTGGATGGCGCTGCTGTGCGTTTCGGGCGTGACCGGTCACTGGCTGCTGATCAAATGTTATGAGATGGCCGAGGCCAGTGCAGTTCAGCCTTTCGCCTATTTCCACCTGATCTGGGCGGCGATGCTGGGTATGGCGGTGTTCCGCGAGGTAATCCGCACCAATGTGGCTGTCGGTGCGGGCATCATCATCGCCGCGGGCCTGTTCACCCTATGGCGCGAACGCGTGAAGGGTTGA
- a CDS encoding lytic transglycosylase domain-containing protein: MTRILAFILLIFAALPGDPALARDFGTALDLMRAEKWDQAAREAGKRHSVAHDIIEWHRLRAGLGSAGDVEDFLQRRPDWPGLDYLRRQNEDAIAATGRETILAFYAKDRPQTAEGALSLGKALFAAGRRGEGEAEIVLAWRTMAMGSAIQDLYLRDFAKLLKPHHAARLDRLLWEDHLVSSKRMLPLVPEGERKLAEARIALQERAPGVDTRIKAVPDRLQDAAGLAYDRFAWRDRKRLQDSAIEMLLDRSTSAEKLGEPGKWLRRRRDLSRQLMRDGDHERAYQLAAYHFSSPEDGYGYSDCEWLAGYIALQKLRDPELAAVHFQRFLASVETPISIGRGGYWLGRAYAAMGEADKAHEAYAKGAEYQTSFYGLLAAEKLGRPFDPALVKPAPMPDWRKAAFMQSSVTEAGLMLLKAGDLALAERFLTHLVETLPPVQARQLGQMAVDMDQPHLAVMIAKRAARGGVELEGAYYPLHPVAKHQLPMAEEMTLAIARRESEFDPAVVSHAGARGLMQVMPATAKLVATELGILANHKTSRLTAEWDYNAKLGANYLAGLAGKFRGNVVMMAAGYNAGPHRPIAWMERYGDPRDGDPDIVDWIEHIPFNETRNYVMRVTESLPVYRARLGKAPLPVPFSKELKGSTLHAFAP, from the coding sequence ATGACCCGCATCCTGGCCTTTATTCTGCTGATTTTCGCAGCCCTGCCAGGCGACCCGGCACTGGCCCGCGACTTTGGCACGGCGCTTGATCTGATGCGTGCAGAAAAGTGGGATCAGGCCGCGCGGGAAGCCGGCAAGCGCCACAGCGTGGCGCATGACATCATCGAATGGCACCGCTTGCGGGCCGGGCTGGGATCTGCAGGTGATGTGGAAGATTTCCTGCAGCGCAGGCCGGACTGGCCCGGGCTGGATTACCTGCGCCGCCAGAACGAGGACGCCATTGCCGCCACCGGGCGTGAAACCATTCTGGCCTTCTATGCCAAGGATCGCCCGCAAACAGCCGAAGGCGCGCTGAGCCTGGGCAAGGCGCTTTTTGCTGCCGGGCGCCGCGGTGAGGGCGAGGCCGAGATCGTGCTAGCCTGGCGCACCATGGCGATGGGCAGCGCGATCCAGGACCTCTACTTACGCGATTTCGCCAAACTGCTGAAGCCGCACCATGCCGCGCGGCTGGACCGGCTATTGTGGGAGGATCATCTGGTCAGCTCCAAGCGCATGCTGCCGCTGGTGCCGGAGGGGGAACGCAAGCTGGCAGAAGCCCGAATCGCTTTGCAAGAACGCGCTCCCGGCGTGGATACCAGGATCAAAGCGGTTCCGGATCGCCTGCAAGACGCCGCCGGCCTTGCCTATGACCGCTTTGCCTGGCGCGACCGAAAGCGCCTGCAGGACAGCGCCATCGAAATGCTTTTGGACCGCAGCACCAGCGCCGAGAAGCTGGGCGAACCAGGAAAATGGTTGCGCCGCCGCCGTGACTTGTCACGCCAGCTGATGCGGGACGGCGATCATGAACGGGCCTACCAGCTCGCTGCCTATCATTTCTCTTCGCCTGAGGACGGCTATGGATATTCCGATTGCGAATGGCTGGCCGGCTACATCGCCCTGCAGAAACTGCGCGACCCTGAACTCGCCGCGGTGCATTTCCAGCGTTTCCTTGCTTCGGTCGAGACCCCGATCTCGATCGGCCGCGGAGGGTACTGGCTTGGCCGGGCCTATGCCGCAATGGGAGAGGCAGATAAGGCACATGAAGCGTACGCCAAAGGCGCGGAGTATCAGACGTCCTTTTACGGCCTTCTGGCCGCGGAAAAACTGGGACGTCCCTTTGATCCGGCCCTGGTGAAACCGGCGCCAATGCCTGACTGGCGCAAAGCGGCTTTCATGCAGTCCTCTGTAACGGAGGCCGGGCTGATGCTGCTGAAGGCTGGCGATCTTGCTCTGGCTGAACGCTTTCTCACCCACCTGGTGGAAACCCTGCCGCCGGTGCAGGCCCGGCAGCTTGGGCAGATGGCGGTCGACATGGACCAGCCGCATTTGGCCGTAATGATCGCCAAGCGTGCAGCCCGCGGCGGGGTGGAGCTGGAAGGTGCCTATTACCCGCTGCACCCGGTCGCCAAGCATCAGCTGCCGATGGCCGAGGAAATGACCCTGGCCATCGCCCGGCGCGAAAGCGAATTTGATCCTGCGGTCGTCAGCCATGCCGGCGCACGGGGGCTGATGCAGGTGATGCCGGCAACAGCCAAGCTGGTGGCAACGGAACTGGGCATCCTGGCAAACCACAAGACATCCCGCCTGACGGCGGAGTGGGATTACAATGCCAAGCTGGGGGCCAATTACCTGGCAGGCCTCGCCGGCAAGTTCCGCGGCAACGTTGTCATGATGGCAGCTGGCTACAACGCCGGGCCGCACCGCCCCATTGCCTGGATGGAACGCTATGGCGACCCCCGGGACGGCGACCCCGATATCGTCGACTGGATTGAACATATCCCCTTCAACGAGACCCGCAACTACGTGATGCGGGTCACCGAAAGCCTGCCGGTTTACCGGGCCCGGCTGGGCAAGGCACCACTGCCGGTTCCGTTCTCCAAAGAGCTGAAGGGCTCAACCCTTCACGCGTTCGCGCCATAG
- the dapA gene encoding 4-hydroxy-tetrahydrodipicolinate synthase, giving the protein MFKGSMPALVTPFSNGELDLDALKRLVEWQIAEGSTGLVPVGTTGESPTLTHEEHELVIAETVKAAAGRVPVIAGAGSNNTVEMIRFVEFAKKVGADAALVVTPYYNKPTQRGMMQHFQAAHECADLPIIIYNIPGRSVVDMTPATMGELAKLPRIIGVKDATGDLARVSQQRAACGKDFVQLSGEDATALGFNAHGGVGCISVTANVAPKLCAEFQAATLAGDYAKALEYQDKLMPLHEAIFIEPGLAGAKYGLARLGMCSEEVRSPLTTLEDGTKAAIDAAMVHAGLL; this is encoded by the coding sequence ATGTTCAAAGGCTCTATGCCAGCACTCGTTACCCCGTTTTCGAACGGCGAGCTGGATCTGGATGCGCTCAAACGCCTGGTGGAATGGCAGATAGCCGAGGGATCGACCGGGCTGGTACCCGTCGGAACCACTGGCGAAAGCCCTACGCTGACCCACGAGGAGCATGAGCTGGTCATTGCAGAGACGGTCAAGGCAGCGGCGGGCCGCGTGCCGGTGATCGCGGGTGCAGGCTCCAACAACACCGTCGAGATGATTCGCTTTGTCGAGTTCGCCAAGAAGGTCGGCGCCGATGCGGCGCTGGTCGTGACACCGTACTATAACAAACCGACCCAGCGCGGCATGATGCAGCACTTCCAGGCCGCCCATGAATGCGCGGACCTGCCGATCATCATCTATAACATCCCCGGCCGCTCGGTCGTCGACATGACGCCTGCGACCATGGGGGAGCTGGCAAAGCTTCCGCGCATCATCGGGGTGAAAGACGCGACTGGCGATCTGGCCCGTGTCAGCCAGCAACGTGCCGCCTGCGGTAAGGATTTTGTGCAGCTGTCCGGCGAAGACGCAACTGCACTGGGCTTTAACGCCCACGGCGGCGTAGGCTGCATCTCGGTGACCGCAAACGTTGCGCCGAAACTTTGTGCCGAATTCCAGGCCGCTACCCTGGCAGGTGACTATGCCAAGGCCCTGGAGTATCAGGACAAGCTGATGCCGCTGCACGAGGCAATCTTCATCGAGCCGGGCCTTGCTGGTGCAAAATACGGTCTGGCCAGGCTCGGCATGTGCAGCGAAGAGGTTCGCTCGCCGCTGACCACACTGGAGGACGGCACCAAGGCTGCTATAGACGCGGCCATGGTGCACGCGGGCCTGCTGTAA
- a CDS encoding sigma-70 family RNA polymerase sigma factor, which translates to MKAQERNEGIDAFLTARPRLFAAAYRMLGTVSDAEDILQDAFLRWQAADKAEVRDPTGYLMRITTRLCLDQLKSARVRRETYPGEWLPEPLLTEDATEQLDHDVSVALLLALDALSPLERAAFLLHDIFESSYDDISAALNRSPEACRQLAARARRKVQELRPRAPADPDRGRDLTEAFFRASRTGDTAALTQLLAQDVQLISDGGGKAMAALNPIYGRDKVLRLLEGIARKFGNTVPTRWRFCRLNGLPAILNLAEDGILQATSLEITEGRVTRIYVTRNPDKTRHLTDALS; encoded by the coding sequence GTGAAAGCTCAGGAAAGGAACGAAGGAATCGATGCGTTCCTGACAGCGCGGCCGCGATTGTTTGCGGCCGCCTATCGGATGCTGGGCACGGTCAGCGACGCCGAGGACATCCTGCAGGACGCGTTCCTGCGCTGGCAGGCAGCAGACAAGGCCGAAGTGCGGGACCCCACCGGCTACCTGATGCGGATCACCACCCGGCTGTGCCTTGACCAGCTGAAATCGGCCCGTGTGCGGCGCGAGACATATCCTGGCGAATGGCTGCCTGAGCCTCTGCTGACCGAGGACGCCACAGAACAGTTGGACCATGACGTCTCGGTTGCCCTGCTGTTGGCGCTGGACGCCTTGTCACCGCTGGAACGCGCCGCTTTCCTGCTGCATGATATCTTCGAAAGCTCCTACGATGATATTTCCGCCGCGCTGAACCGCTCGCCTGAGGCATGCCGCCAGTTGGCTGCCCGCGCCAGGCGCAAGGTGCAGGAACTGCGGCCGCGGGCCCCGGCCGACCCGGACCGGGGGCGGGATTTGACCGAAGCCTTCTTCCGGGCGTCAAGGACAGGCGACACAGCAGCCCTGACCCAGCTTCTGGCGCAAGATGTGCAGCTCATTTCGGATGGTGGCGGCAAGGCCATGGCGGCGCTCAATCCGATCTACGGGCGGGACAAGGTTCTGCGGCTGCTGGAAGGCATTGCCCGCAAGTTCGGCAATACGGTTCCGACCCGCTGGCGGTTCTGCCGACTGAACGGCCTGCCGGCGATTCTGAACCTGGCCGAGGATGGTATCCTGCAAGCAACTTCGCTGGAGATCACGGAGGGCAGAGTCACAAGGATCTACGTGACCCGCAATCCCGATAAAACCCGGCACCTGACGGACGCCCTGAGCTAA
- a CDS encoding carboxymuconolactone decarboxylase family protein, translated as MTQRLDYFAIAPELFQPMLEQEKLFKDSTLEHSLVELVKLRASQINGCAFCIHMHSQDLRAHGESEDRMQLLNAWRESSLYSKRERAALAWCEALTRVETTGAPDADYEEATNLFSPREQVVLTLLISAINAWNRIAIGFRTPHPAAEEANAA; from the coding sequence ATGACCCAACGCCTCGACTATTTCGCTATTGCCCCTGAGCTGTTCCAGCCAATGCTGGAGCAGGAAAAACTGTTCAAGGACAGCACTCTGGAACACAGTCTGGTGGAGCTGGTGAAACTGCGGGCCTCGCAGATCAACGGCTGCGCCTTCTGCATCCACATGCACAGCCAGGACCTGCGGGCACATGGCGAAAGCGAGGACCGGATGCAACTGCTGAATGCCTGGCGGGAGTCTTCTTTGTATTCGAAACGGGAGCGTGCTGCGCTTGCGTGGTGCGAAGCTCTGACGCGGGTGGAAACAACCGGAGCGCCGGATGCGGACTACGAGGAGGCAACCAACCTGTTCTCTCCGCGTGAGCAAGTGGTGCTGACACTGCTGATCAGTGCCATCAACGCCTGGAACCGCATTGCAATCGGCTTCCGTACTCCCCATCCTGCCGCTGAGGAGGCAAACGCCGCGTGA
- a CDS encoding DmsC/YnfH family molybdoenzyme membrane anchor subunit encodes MHPAPSVIIFTTLSGLGFGLLFFLGLGQPAVTGTVAFVFHAIAFGLACGGLLASTFHLGRPERAWRALTQWKTSWLSREGICAVGALIVMGLYALGAVFMDSQWTVLGWIGAALSLATVFTTSMIYTQLKTIPRWNMELTPVMFLSFSLAGGALLAGAESLAPWLLAIAGAVQLAYWAKGDKALENSGTNLGTATGLGDRGTVRAFEPPHTGSNYLLREFVHVVGRKHAQKLRMMAFFFGFALPLLLILTPVQGIVIKHVFAALAVLSHLAGIATSRWLFFAQAEHVVGLYYGKR; translated from the coding sequence ATGCATCCCGCACCCTCAGTCATCATCTTTACCACCCTGTCGGGTCTGGGTTTTGGCCTGCTGTTCTTCCTCGGGCTCGGTCAGCCAGCAGTGACCGGTACGGTGGCCTTTGTGTTCCACGCAATCGCCTTTGGCTTGGCCTGCGGCGGCCTGCTGGCTTCCACGTTCCACCTGGGCCGCCCTGAGCGTGCCTGGCGCGCACTCACCCAGTGGAAAACCAGCTGGCTCAGCCGTGAAGGCATCTGTGCCGTGGGCGCCTTGATCGTCATGGGGCTTTATGCGCTAGGCGCGGTGTTCATGGACAGCCAGTGGACCGTGCTGGGCTGGATCGGCGCGGCGCTCAGCCTCGCCACCGTCTTTACCACCTCGATGATCTACACCCAGCTCAAGACCATCCCGCGCTGGAACATGGAACTGACACCTGTGATGTTCCTCTCCTTCAGCCTGGCCGGCGGCGCGCTGCTGGCCGGTGCAGAGAGCCTGGCGCCCTGGCTGCTAGCCATCGCAGGAGCAGTGCAGCTGGCCTATTGGGCCAAAGGAGACAAGGCGCTTGAAAACTCAGGCACCAATCTGGGCACCGCCACCGGTCTTGGCGACCGCGGCACGGTCCGCGCCTTTGAGCCGCCGCACACCGGCTCCAACTACCTGCTGCGCGAGTTTGTGCATGTGGTGGGCCGCAAACACGCGCAAAAGCTGCGGATGATGGCCTTTTTCTTTGGCTTCGCCCTGCCGCTGCTGCTGATCCTGACCCCGGTTCAGGGCATCGTGATCAAGCATGTGTTTGCTGCCCTCGCGGTGCTGTCGCATCTCGCAGGCATCGCAACCTCGCGCTGGCTGTTCTTTGCTCAGGCCGAACATGTGGTCGGCCTCTACTACGGCAAACGCTGA
- a CDS encoding 4Fe-4S dicluster domain-containing protein codes for MTELPNSTDRKMGLVIDLDTCVGCHACVISCKGWNTENYGAPLSDQNPYGGDPSGTFLNRVHSYEVQPEQGHAQLIHFPKSCLHCEDAPCVTVCPTGASYKRVEDGIVLVNEDHCIGCGLCAWSCPYGARELDLAEGVMKKCTLCVDRIYNENLPEVDRIPSCVRTCPAGARHFGDLGDPDSDVSKLVAERGGMDLMPEMGTKPVNKYLPPRPKDQIEDQIDILAPLLAPVAEEPQGFMGWLDKALDKLPGGAN; via the coding sequence ATGACCGAGCTCCCCAACTCCACAGACCGCAAGATGGGCCTGGTCATCGACCTGGACACCTGCGTTGGCTGCCATGCCTGTGTGATCTCCTGCAAAGGCTGGAACACGGAAAACTACGGCGCGCCGCTGTCAGATCAGAACCCCTATGGCGGCGACCCGTCGGGCACCTTCCTGAACCGGGTGCATTCTTACGAGGTGCAGCCGGAACAGGGCCACGCCCAGCTTATCCATTTCCCCAAGTCCTGCCTCCACTGCGAGGACGCGCCCTGTGTCACCGTCTGCCCCACCGGCGCCAGCTACAAGCGGGTGGAAGACGGCATCGTGCTGGTGAACGAAGACCACTGCATCGGCTGCGGCCTGTGCGCCTGGTCCTGCCCTTACGGCGCACGGGAACTGGACCTGGCCGAAGGGGTGATGAAGAAATGCACCCTCTGCGTTGACCGGATCTACAACGAGAACCTGCCGGAAGTGGACCGCATCCCCTCCTGCGTGCGGACCTGCCCCGCAGGCGCCCGCCATTTCGGCGATTTGGGCGATCCGGACAGCGATGTCTCCAAACTGGTGGCAGAGCGCGGCGGCATGGACCTGATGCCGGAAATGGGCACCAAACCTGTGAACAAATACCTGCCGCCCCGCCCCAAGGACCAGATCGAGGATCAAATCGACATCCTCGCCCCGCTGCTGGCTCCGGTCGCTGAGGAGCCGCAAGGCTTCATGGGCTGGCTGGACAAGGCCCTCGACAAACTTCCGGGAGGAGCGAACTGA
- a CDS encoding molybdopterin oxidoreductase family protein — protein MTHQQPILNTSPKVSDEIRKTTCYMCACRCGINVHMKDGKVAYIEGNRDHPVNKGVLCAKGSAGIMQVNAPSRLKAPMLRTGPRGSGQFKEITWDEALAIAVGWLEPVRHEAPEQLAFFTGRDQSQSFTSFWAQSYGTPNYAAHGGFCSVNMATAGIYTMGGAFWEFGQPDWDHTKLFLLFGVAEDHDSNPIKMGIGKIKKRGARVIGVNPIRSGYNAVADDWVGITPGTDGLFILSMIHVLMKAGKIDLDYLSRFTNAPVLVNATEGPEKGLLMRDADGKMLVIDRNTGKLTPFDQPGVRPDLSAVYEKDGVTHRPVFHQMAERYLTDEYAPEAVADKCGIPAKRIRAIAGELARVAFDEAFELDHEWTDFRGEKHSKMTGRPVAMHSMRGVSAHANGFQTCRALHVLQILLGTVEVPGGFRFKPPYPKPVEAHPTPHCKSTPDTPLDGPHLGFVRGPEHLALKEDGSPARIDKAFTWENPMSAHGLMHMVISNAHAGDPYKIDTLFMYMANMSWNSSMNTKGVMEMLTDKDENGDYKIPHIIYSDAYSSEMVAFADLILPDTTYLERHDCISLLDRPICEADAAADAIRWPVIEPDRDVRGFQTVLIQLANRMKLPGFTNEDRTAKWKDYADYIVNHERKPGIGPLSGFRGEDGSKTGRGEVNPEQLNQYIENGGFHVAHIPEGADYYKPWNTAYQDWAVGMGLYDSPQPYLFQLYVEPMRKFQLAAEGHGERQPPEHLRQRVKDVMDPLPIWYETDQQGNEGFTVNALTQRPMAMYHSWGTQNAWLRQLHGRNPLYVPTKLMREHGLQDGDWAKITSPHGEITVPVMEMAALNDNTVWTWNAIGKRKGAWALEEDAPEATKGFLLNHLIHELLPAKGDGMRWANSDPITGQAAWFDLKVKIEKAAAPSDLQESQPAFPAQESPVGTGPKELKWKVGK, from the coding sequence ATGACCCACCAGCAGCCAATCCTGAACACCTCGCCCAAAGTTTCGGACGAGATCCGCAAGACCACCTGCTACATGTGCGCCTGCCGCTGCGGCATCAACGTGCATATGAAAGACGGCAAGGTTGCCTATATTGAGGGCAACCGCGATCACCCGGTGAACAAGGGCGTGCTTTGCGCCAAAGGATCCGCAGGGATCATGCAGGTTAATGCGCCATCCCGCCTGAAGGCGCCGATGCTGCGCACCGGGCCGCGCGGATCCGGCCAGTTCAAGGAAATCACCTGGGATGAGGCGCTGGCCATCGCCGTAGGCTGGCTGGAACCTGTCCGCCACGAGGCGCCGGAACAGCTGGCGTTCTTCACCGGCCGCGACCAATCGCAAAGCTTCACCAGCTTCTGGGCGCAAAGCTATGGCACACCGAACTATGCGGCGCATGGCGGCTTCTGTTCGGTCAACATGGCGACCGCGGGCATCTACACCATGGGCGGCGCCTTCTGGGAGTTCGGCCAGCCCGACTGGGACCACACCAAGCTGTTCCTGCTGTTCGGCGTTGCCGAGGACCACGATTCCAACCCCATCAAGATGGGCATCGGCAAGATCAAGAAACGCGGCGCGCGGGTGATCGGCGTCAATCCTATCCGCTCGGGCTATAACGCAGTGGCAGACGACTGGGTCGGCATCACGCCGGGTACCGACGGTCTGTTCATCCTGTCGATGATTCACGTGCTGATGAAGGCCGGCAAGATCGACCTCGACTACCTTAGCCGCTTTACCAACGCACCGGTTCTGGTGAACGCCACGGAAGGTCCTGAAAAAGGCCTGCTGATGCGTGACGCGGACGGCAAGATGCTGGTCATCGACCGCAACACCGGCAAGCTGACCCCCTTCGACCAGCCCGGCGTGCGTCCGGACCTGTCGGCGGTCTACGAAAAGGACGGCGTCACCCACCGGCCGGTCTTCCACCAGATGGCCGAACGCTATCTGACAGACGAATACGCCCCGGAAGCGGTGGCCGACAAATGCGGCATCCCGGCCAAGCGCATCCGTGCCATCGCGGGCGAGCTGGCCCGCGTCGCCTTTGACGAAGCGTTTGAGCTGGATCACGAGTGGACCGACTTCCGCGGTGAGAAACACTCCAAGATGACCGGCCGCCCGGTGGCCATGCACTCGATGCGTGGTGTCTCGGCGCATGCCAATGGTTTCCAAACCTGCCGTGCGCTGCATGTGCTGCAGATCCTCTTGGGCACCGTCGAGGTTCCCGGCGGCTTCCGCTTCAAACCGCCCTACCCCAAGCCGGTCGAGGCGCACCCGACACCGCACTGCAAATCCACGCCAGACACCCCGCTGGACGGCCCGCACTTGGGCTTTGTGCGCGGACCCGAGCATCTGGCGCTGAAAGAGGACGGCAGCCCGGCACGGATTGACAAGGCCTTCACGTGGGAAAATCCGATGTCGGCCCATGGCCTAATGCATATGGTGATCTCCAACGCGCACGCGGGCGATCCCTACAAGATCGACACGCTGTTCATGTATATGGCCAACATGTCGTGGAACTCTTCTATGAACACTAAGGGTGTGATGGAGATGCTGACCGACAAGGATGAGAACGGCGACTACAAAATCCCGCATATCATCTACTCGGACGCCTACAGTTCCGAGATGGTGGCCTTTGCCGACCTGATCCTGCCGGACACCACCTATCTGGAGCGCCACGACTGCATCTCGCTGCTGGACCGCCCGATTTGCGAGGCGGACGCGGCGGCAGATGCCATCCGCTGGCCGGTGATTGAGCCGGACCGCGACGTGCGCGGCTTCCAGACGGTACTGATTCAGCTGGCCAACCGGATGAAGCTGCCGGGCTTCACCAATGAGGACCGGACCGCCAAGTGGAAAGACTACGCCGACTACATCGTCAACCACGAGCGTAAGCCCGGAATTGGCCCGCTGTCGGGTTTCCGTGGGGAAGACGGCAGCAAAACCGGCCGCGGTGAAGTGAACCCGGAGCAGCTGAACCAGTACATCGAAAACGGCGGTTTCCACGTCGCCCACATTCCGGAAGGCGCCGACTACTACAAACCCTGGAACACCGCCTATCAGGACTGGGCGGTGGGCATGGGGCTGTATGACAGCCCCCAGCCCTACCTGTTCCAGCTTTATGTCGAGCCCATGCGCAAGTTCCAGCTGGCTGCCGAAGGCCATGGCGAGCGCCAGCCGCCCGAGCATCTGCGCCAGCGGGTAAAGGATGTGATGGACCCGCTGCCGATCTGGTACGAAACCGACCAGCAAGGGAACGAGGGCTTCACCGTCAACGCGCTGACCCAGCGTCCGATGGCGATGTACCACTCCTGGGGCACCCAGAACGCCTGGCTGCGCCAGCTGCACGGCCGCAACCCGCTCTATGTCCCCACCAAGCTGATGCGCGAGCACGGGCTGCAGGACGGCGACTGGGCCAAGATCACTTCGCCGCACGGGGAGATCACCGTGCCGGTGATGGAGATGGCCGCGCTCAATGACAACACCGTCTGGACCTGGAACGCCATCGGCAAGCGCAAGGGCGCCTGGGCGCTGGAGGAGGATGCACCGGAGGCCACCAAGGGCTTCCTGCTCAACCACCTGATCCATGAGCTGCTGCCCGCCAAGGGCGACGGCATGCGGTGGGCCAACTCGGACCCGATCACCGGTCAGGCGGCCTGGTTCGACCTCAAAGTCAAAATCGAAAAGGCCGCCGCGCCATCTGACCTGCAGGAAAGCCAGCCGGCCTTCCCGGCGCAGGAGTCGCCCGTAGGCACCGGCCCGAAAGAACTGAAGTGGAAAGTAGGCAAATGA
- the pta gene encoding phosphate acetyltransferase: protein MTQTLSPLELLKAEAPATRPVVALSEGTDPRVVAGALAAHQAGIADVILVGPHAGVEAALQAEGARASGGVAIHDPATSDLTASFAAEYYVLRKHKGVDEAKARAAAETPLVYAAMLVRLGHATGTVGGAVHTTGDVVRSAIQVIGMAPDAGMVSSFFLMYPPADAPEGARAMLYSDCGLVIDPKPAEMVSIAAASAQSASALLRVDPKLAFLSFSTKGSAKHPAVEKVTEALGLFQDAHPELPADGELQFDAAFVPSVGERKSPGSAVAGQANVMIFPNLDAGNIGYKITQRLGGYSAIGPVLQGLAKPANDLSRGCSAEDVTQIIAVTILQAAGAKRPEI from the coding sequence ATGACCCAGACCTTGTCCCCGCTTGAACTGCTGAAGGCCGAAGCCCCGGCGACCCGCCCCGTTGTTGCGCTGAGCGAGGGCACCGACCCCCGTGTGGTTGCAGGCGCCTTGGCCGCACATCAGGCAGGTATTGCCGATGTCATTCTGGTCGGCCCCCATGCCGGGGTTGAAGCCGCTCTGCAAGCCGAAGGTGCCCGGGCTAGCGGCGGTGTGGCAATCCACGATCCGGCCACGTCGGATCTGACTGCAAGCTTTGCTGCAGAATACTATGTGCTGCGCAAGCACAAGGGCGTGGATGAGGCCAAGGCCCGTGCCGCTGCCGAAACACCACTGGTTTATGCCGCCATGCTGGTCCGCCTGGGCCATGCAACCGGCACCGTCGGCGGTGCTGTGCACACCACCGGCGATGTGGTGCGCAGTGCCATCCAGGTGATCGGCATGGCGCCGGATGCCGGCATGGTCTCCTCCTTCTTCCTGATGTACCCGCCAGCCGATGCGCCCGAGGGTGCCCGTGCAATGCTGTACTCGGACTGTGGACTAGTGATTGACCCCAAGCCCGCCGAAATGGTTTCCATCGCCGCAGCCTCGGCCCAATCAGCCAGCGCGCTGTTGCGAGTGGACCCCAAACTGGCCTTCCTCAGCTTTTCGACCAAGGGCAGCGCCAAGCACCCGGCGGTGGAAAAGGTTACCGAAGCCCTAGGCCTGTTCCAAGACGCCCACCCTGAGCTTCCCGCCGATGGAGAACTGCAATTCGACGCGGCCTTCGTGCCTTCGGTAGGTGAGCGCAAGTCTCCGGGCTCTGCCGTTGCCGGCCAGGCCAACGTGATGATCTTCCCGAACCTGGACGCAGGTAACATCGGCTACAAGATCACCCAGCGGCTTGGCGGCTACTCCGCCATAGGCCCGGTCCTGCAAGGGCTGGCCAAACCCGCCAACGACCTGTCGCGCGGCTGCAGCGCCGAGGATGTGACCCAGATCATCGCCGTTACAATCCTGCAAGCTGCAGGCGCCAAGCGTCCGGAAATTTGA